The Cyanobacterium sp. T60_A2020_053 genome includes the window ATAAAGTAAAAATAATTGCTTTACCACCTTATATTAAAACAGCCGAACCGATGCCAATGTTGCGCCCTTCCACCTGCTTAAACATAGGTGAAGAAGGGGAAATTTTATCGCCAAAACCCG containing:
- a CDS encoding DUF3148 domain-containing protein, whose translation is MKNEQIRVGDKVKIIALPPYIKTAEPMPMLRPSTCLNIGEEGEILSPKPGGYWAIRFTQKAFLLESQYFIKID